The stretch of DNA ACCCCTCGGCTACGTTAGGCCAGAGAGGAAGGGGCATGGGACACTATCCCAGGTTGAGGGCGACCCGCCTAAGGGCAGGGTAGTTGTAGTAGACGACGTGGCTACCACTGGCACGAGCATAGCCAAGAGTATAGAGGTCCTCAGGAGCAACGGCTACACTGTGGGCACAGCGCTTGTCCTTGTGGATAGGGGCGAGGGAGCGGGCGAGCTCCTCGCCCGGATGGGTGTCAGGCTGGTAAGCGTAGCAACCCTCAAAACCATACTCGAGAAACTAGGCTGGGGCGGGGAGTGAAACCCTAATCAACGGCGGCCGCCTATAGAGCATTAACGGGGCCCTGTGAACGCCCGTCGGGAGTCGCCCGCATCGTCGGAGCCGATGGGGCAGTGACGACTCCCCTGGCTTTGAGGGCCCTCCACAGCGTCTCACGCCTCGCCAGCTCCCGTTATGGGAGGTATATCCAAATCCTTTAGCATGCTCGAGGTAATACTGTTTAATCGGAGGCCGGGGGTGGCTGGTATGGCGGCTCTTAGGAAGACGGTGGAGGTGCCCGAGATACCTGTGGTGGAGAGGGTTGAACTGCCGGCTGATGAGACGGCTGTTGTTGTCGTGGATATGCAGAACGACTTCGTGAAGCCGCAGGGTAAGCTTTTCGTCCCCACTGCCCCGGCCACTATAGAGCCGATAAGAAGGCTGCTAGAGAAGGCTAGGTCCGCTGGAGTGAGGGTCTTCTACACCCAGGACACCCACTATGAGGGGGACCCGGAGTTCGAGATCTGGGGGGAGCATGTTAGATACGGCACTTGGGGCTGGAGGATAGTCGAGGAGCTGAAGCCTGTGGAGGGTAGGGACATAGTGGTGATGAAGACTAGGTACGACGGCTTCTACGGCACCATGCTGGACGACCTCCTCAGGGTGTATGGTGTCAAGAACCTCGTGATAGTGGGTACGGTGGCCAACATATGCGTGCTCCACACCGCGGGCAGCGCTGCCCTCAGGTGGTACAAGGTAGTGGTGCCCCTAGACGGGATAAGCGCGCTCAACGACTTCGACTACCACGCCGCCCTGAGGCAGATAAGCTTCCTATACCGCGGCACCCTCGTGAAGAGCGTCGACGGCATAGAGTTTATCCAGGCCCGCTGACCGGCTCTAGAGCCTCTGACATGTCGAGGACCTCGACGCCCCTACCCTCAGCAGCGTCTCCAAGGTTTATCATGCATATCGGGCACGCAACCACTATTTTTCTCGAAACGCCCTCAAGCTCCTGCAGCCTAGCCCTGGCTATCCTCTTCGCCAGGCTCGGCATTAAACCCTCCACCGGCCCCCCGCAGCAATATGTCATCCTGCCGGACCTCGGCGGCTCCTTAAGCCTGAGCCCAGCCCTCTCCGCTATCCTCCTAGGCTCGCCTATAACGCCCTCGAACCTAGCGTAGTAGCACGGGTCGTGTATCACAGCCTCACCGAGCCTCGACCCCAGCCTGACCTCGCCGGATCTGTCGAGGACCTCGAGGTAGCTCTCTACCTCGAGGCTGTAGCCGTCCACATACTTGGGCGCTACGCTCCTCATTATATGCGTGGTGTGCGGGTCGATCGTCACAATCCTCTCCACACCAGCCTCCCGCAGCCTCCTGTAAACCCTGTTTATATGCCTTTCGAAGGACGATTCGAGGCCATTCTCGTAGAGTATAGCCCCGCTGTAGGCGTCGGCCTCGTACGGGTAGGCCACGCCCAAGGGCTTCAGCAACCCGTAGATACGGGCCACTATAGACTCCGCCCTTCTAATCTTGCTGGCTGGAGGCCTGACTGCGAGCCTCGCCAGACCTGCAGGGAGGATCTTAGACGCTCTCAGCCCCAGCTCAAGCAGGCCCAGGGACTCGAGCCTCTCCATCAGCCTGACCGTAGCCCTAATGTATGGGGCAAGCTGGTACAAGCCCCCCGTGAAGAGGTATATTCTCCCCCTCCTAGGCGGCTCCTCCCTGTATGCCCACCTGTAGACGACGTCGCCGGGCGCCGGCACGGGAAGGCCGGTCTTCTCCACGGTAGTCTTCAATAGTGTGAGGTAGAGCTTCAGCCTAGCCAACCCGGCATAAGCACCCCGAGGCCCCTGCTACAGTATAGCTCATTAGACGGGGGCCCGCTTTAATTATTCAATGCTGGAGAAATATAGTGTCTACACTAAGCTAAAACTAGTTTGAGGTGCTGTAGTCGTGGACTTCTCTCTGGGGCCGGATCTAGAGCTGTTTAGGGAGAGCCTCCGGAGGGGGCTGGAGAAGCTGCTGGGCGGGGGTAGGTGGGCCGAGATAGATGAGGCCGGCGTCCTCCCCGCAGAGACGATTAGGGGGCTAGGAGCCCTCGGCGTCCTTGCTCTCGTCTGCCCGGAGGAGCTTGGGGGTCAGGGTGGAGGCTGGCTCGAGGCGGCTATCGCCGCTGAGGAGATAGGCTACCACGACCCCAGCATGTCGACAGCCGTGTACACCCTGCTAAACAACGCCTGGCCGTTCATTCTATCCCGCCATGGGAGCCCTGAGGTGGCGGGGGGTATAGTTGAGAAGGTTGCTAAGGGTGAAATGTTCTTCGGGATAGCCTCGACCGAGCCAGGCGGCGGGAGCGATGTGGCGGGTATCAAGACCCGCGCCGAGAGGAGCGGGGACTACTACAGAGTGTACGGCGAGAAGATACTGATAAGCGGTGTAAGGGAGGCTCTGGAGACCCTCGACTACGGGGGCTGGCTGCTGCTAGCGAGAACCGGGGGTGAGGGCCACAGGGGCCTTTCCGCCTTCGCCTTCACAGGCAAATGGGATGGCAGCCTGGCCAGCGGCCTGGAGTACAGCATACTCGACACAATAGGGAGGCACGGGATATCCACGGGGATACTCAGGCTCGACGGGGCGGAGGTGCACGCCTCCAGGATCGTCGGAGGCGAGGGCCGGGGCTTCTACGTGGCAATGGAGGGCTTCCCCCTGGCAAGGATACTGGTGGCGGCGGCGAACGTTGGCGCCGCGAGGTGGGCGCTGGAGAGGGCCGTGGAGTGGTCCAGGGAGAGGAGGCTCTTCGGAGGGAGGCCCATAGCCTCTTTCCAGGGTGTGAGCTTCTCGATAGCGGAGGCTTTCGCAGGGCTGGAGGCGGCGAGGCTCCTAGTCTACAGGGCGGCCTGGACTGCCGACAGGTACGTTCGAGGCGAGGCTGCAAGGGAGGAGCTTAACCTGTACAGCGCTTCAGCGAAGCTGAAGGCGGTGGACACCGCCTTCTCCATATTCCAGGAGACGATGAAGATAGTCGGGGGCATAAGCTTCACGAAGGAGGTCGACGTCCACAGGGGCCTGCTCGGGACCCTATCCTACCTCGTGGGGGCTGAGGGGGCGCAGAACATAATGAAGTACATCATAGCCAGGGACCTGATAGGAAGAGAGTATGTGAAGCTCTAGCCATCCCCAGGCTCGACGAGGAGCAAGAGCCCCCTGGACCCCCGCACCACAACGACATCACCGGGCCTGACAGACCCCCTCAGCAGGACTCCCCTCCAAAGCTCCCCCTCGATCTCAACCACAACCCTCCCGCCCTCCCGCACCTCTACCACCCGGCCTTTCAAGCCCTCCAAGGCGTCTGGACCTACACTAGGCTTCCTGCCCATAGCCTCCACAGCCTTGGCAGCGGCAACCGCTAGGAAGAGGGCTATGGGCGAGACCATGACCGCCGCCTCCAGGGGTGAGGCTAGCCCCAGCCTCTCCGCCATGTAGGCAGCACCCCCTACTACTATCAATATCACAGCCGCCTCGTCAAGCAGGGCAACCAGCACGAGGAGCCTACCAGCCAAGCCGCCGGCCCCAGGGCAATATCTAGTAGGCTCCAGCGGCTGTTAGATATTTGTGGGCATAGGGTGTCTAGAGGGTTTGAAGAGGCAGGAGCTGAGGACTTCGGAGGCGTCGAGGCTGGTGGCCCTGGTGTATGCGGTGGTGAGGGCCGTCGAGGAGTATAACGAGGACTACGACCCCCGAGAGGTCAGGGTCTCCCTCCCGCGCCGCCCAAGCCGGGGCGAGGTTCTCGTCGAGGTGGAGGCGCCGGGCTACTCGCTGGAGGATTATTCGTGGGAGCTCGACGACGGTTCCAGGATAGTGGTGGCCCCTGGGAGGGGTGTTGAGAGGCTCTCCACCATACTGCGGAGGCTCCCCTGGGAGGTGTGGAGGCTTGAGGGTGGGCTGCTGAGGGGGCTGGCTTCGGAGACGAGCGGGAGCGGCATAGAATACATCATAGTCTACCTGGTTGACGGGAGGGCAGCCCTGCTGGAGGGCGAGGAGTATAGGGTCTCTATACCCGGCCTCGGTGACGCGGTTGCAGCCGCCGTCCACACCCACCCATCCGGCTCGTGCGCCCTCTCCAGGGCCGACGTGTTGAGCGGGCTGGACCTCATGATAAACGGGGGCCTCTTCGAGGCAGCCGCCACCCCCGAGTGCATGGTTTACATGCTGAGGATAGGCCTCGTCTCGGAGGACGACTATATAAAGCTGTGGACGAGCAGGCACGGCATTATTCCCCCTCTGAGTCTAAACACGGTAGAAGTGGGTGTGGTTGCTTGAAGAGCCTGGGTGAGGTGCTGGAGGCGCTCTCAAGCCTCTCTAGGACAGGCTGGATGCTCAGGGGAGTCCCCCACCAGCTGGCGGAGACTGTTGCGGAGCACCTCTTCGCCTCCGCAGTTATAGCGGGGGAGATTGCGTGGAGGGCCAGGTCCTCGGGCCTCCAAGCCAGCCCTGAAAAGGCTGTGGCTATAGCGCTCTACCACGACATGGCTGAGAGCGTCATAGGCGATATATCCAAGAGGGCGGGGCTATCGAGGGCGAAGAGGGAGGCCGAGGCCAGGGCCTTCGCCTCCCTCCCCCTGAGCGAGGGCGTCAAGAACCTTTTCAGAGAGTTCGAGGAGGCGTCATCCCCCGAGGCTAGGATAGCCAGGGTGGCCGAGCTGCTCGCCACGCTCTGGAGGTCCTGCGTTTACGTGAGGCTCGGATTCGGGGTGGAGGATATTGGGCGGGGCAGCCTGGAGGAGGCCCTCGCGCTCGCCC from Aeropyrum pernix K1 encodes:
- the pyrE gene encoding orotate phosphoribosyltransferase; this translates as MSHEELAEVLAKVLKKRGAVLRGDFVLSSGRRSSVYIDMRRLLGDESSYSVALDLLLEVGGQDLARSSAVIGVATGGLPWAAMLALRLSKPLGYVRPERKGHGTLSQVEGDPPKGRVVVVDDVATTGTSIAKSIEVLRSNGYTVGTALVLVDRGEGAGELLARMGVRLVSVATLKTILEKLGWGGE
- a CDS encoding HD domain-containing protein → MKSLGEVLEALSSLSRTGWMLRGVPHQLAETVAEHLFASAVIAGEIAWRARSSGLQASPEKAVAIALYHDMAESVIGDISKRAGLSRAKREAEARAFASLPLSEGVKNLFREFEEASSPEARIARVAELLATLWRSCVYVRLGFGVEDIGRGSLEEALALAREWGLEEHAQGVARLLGVEGCLEG
- a CDS encoding acyl-CoA dehydrogenase family protein, with amino-acid sequence MDFSLGPDLELFRESLRRGLEKLLGGGRWAEIDEAGVLPAETIRGLGALGVLALVCPEELGGQGGGWLEAAIAAEEIGYHDPSMSTAVYTLLNNAWPFILSRHGSPEVAGGIVEKVAKGEMFFGIASTEPGGGSDVAGIKTRAERSGDYYRVYGEKILISGVREALETLDYGGWLLLARTGGEGHRGLSAFAFTGKWDGSLASGLEYSILDTIGRHGISTGILRLDGAEVHASRIVGGEGRGFYVAMEGFPLARILVAAANVGAARWALERAVEWSRERRLFGGRPIASFQGVSFSIAEAFAGLEAARLLVYRAAWTADRYVRGEAAREELNLYSASAKLKAVDTAFSIFQETMKIVGGISFTKEVDVHRGLLGTLSYLVGAEGAQNIMKYIIARDLIGREYVKL
- a CDS encoding cysteine hydrolase family protein: MAALRKTVEVPEIPVVERVELPADETAVVVVDMQNDFVKPQGKLFVPTAPATIEPIRRLLEKARSAGVRVFYTQDTHYEGDPEFEIWGEHVRYGTWGWRIVEELKPVEGRDIVVMKTRYDGFYGTMLDDLLRVYGVKNLVIVGTVANICVLHTAGSAALRWYKVVVPLDGISALNDFDYHAALRQISFLYRGTLVKSVDGIEFIQAR
- a CDS encoding NfeD family protein; protein product: MAGRLLVLVALLDEAAVILIVVGGAAYMAERLGLASPLEAAVMVSPIALFLAVAAAKAVEAMGRKPSVGPDALEGLKGRVVEVREGGRVVVEIEGELWRGVLLRGSVRPGDVVVVRGSRGLLLLVEPGDG
- a CDS encoding (Fe-S)-binding protein, which produces MARLKLYLTLLKTTVEKTGLPVPAPGDVVYRWAYREEPPRRGRIYLFTGGLYQLAPYIRATVRLMERLESLGLLELGLRASKILPAGLARLAVRPPASKIRRAESIVARIYGLLKPLGVAYPYEADAYSGAILYENGLESSFERHINRVYRRLREAGVERIVTIDPHTTHIMRSVAPKYVDGYSLEVESYLEVLDRSGEVRLGSRLGEAVIHDPCYYARFEGVIGEPRRIAERAGLRLKEPPRSGRMTYCCGGPVEGLMPSLAKRIARARLQELEGVSRKIVVACPICMINLGDAAEGRGVEVLDMSEALEPVSGPG